Proteins found in one Oncorhynchus mykiss isolate Arlee chromosome 17, USDA_OmykA_1.1, whole genome shotgun sequence genomic segment:
- the LOC110494987 gene encoding G0/G1 switch protein 2, with protein sequence MDTMYEIIPFAKEMLAQKPSRRMLKVYLVGSVIAFLGTVLGLVETICQPFSSGEPLDAELALLIAREQKTLELEEERRPEEVAIVSATEQITIPKKLQQATGVQRCAGAVNRLHAA encoded by the coding sequence ATGGACACCATGTACGAAATCATCCCCTTCGCTAAGGAAATGCTGGCGCAGAAGCCCAGCCGGCGCATGTTGAAGGTGTACTTGGTGGGCTCCGTGATTGCCTTCTTGGGAACGGTTCTGGGCCTGGTGGAAACAATCTGCCAGCCCTTCTCCTCTGGGGAGCCGCTGGACGCCGAGCTGGCTCTGCTGATAGCCCGGGAGCAGAAGACACTGGAGttggaggaggaaaggagaccGGAGGAGGTAGCAATAGTTTCAGCCACCGAGCAGATCACCATTCCCAAGAAGCTGCAACAGGCTACGGGGGTTCAGAGATGCGCTGGTGCTGTCAACCGACTGCACGCCGCGTAA